In Labeo rohita strain BAU-BD-2019 chromosome 16, IGBB_LRoh.1.0, whole genome shotgun sequence, one DNA window encodes the following:
- the grb10b gene encoding growth factor receptor-bound protein 10 isoform X6, with product MPSCSPDCCLLRPGEIIKIFSEDGMGKVVEIPADMTARDLCQFLVYKNHCVDDNSWALVEHHPALGLERCLEDHELVVQVQASMTSESKFLFRKNYAKYEFFKNPLNFFPEQMVAWCQETNGTIPPSQLLQNFLNSSSCPEIQGYLYVKEMGRKSWKKLYVFLRRSGLYFSTKGTSKEPRHLQLLADLEDSNVFTVITGRKLHNAPTDFEFCIKPNKVRNEVKELRMLCAEDETSRTCWMTAFRLFKYGILLYQNYKIPQQRKTLLSHFSAPVRSVSENSLVAMDFSGRIGRVIDNPVEAQSAAMEEGHAWRVSSKNHKRSQRMNILGSPSPLHPSSLSGVIHRTQLWFYGRISREESHKMIHQQGRVDGMFLLRDSQSNPKAFVLTLCHHQKIKHFQILPCEEDGQLFLSLDDGATKFTDLIQLVEFYTLNRGVLPCKLKHPCTTVAL from the exons ATGCCATCGTGTTCTCCTGACTGTTGCCTGCTCAGGCCTGGGGAG ATCATAAAAATCTTCAGCGAGGATGGGATGGGAAAGGTGGTGGAGATCCCAGCCGACATGACGGCGCGAGACCTGTGCCAGTTTCTCGTCTATAAAAACCATTGTGTGGACGATAACAGTTGGGCGCTTGTGGAGCATCATCCAGCCCTGGGACTCG AAAGATGTTTAGAAGACCATGAACTGGTTGTCCAAGTGCAGGCGTCAATGACCAGTGAGAGTAAATTTCTCTTCAGGAAGAACTATGCCAAAtatgaattctttaaaaatcccTTG aactTCTTCCCAGAGCAAATGGTTGCCTGGTGTCAGGAGACCAACGGGACCATCCCCCCATCTCAGCTCCTGCAG AACTTCTTAAACTCCAGCAGCTGTCCTGAGATCCAGGGATATTTGTATGTGAAAGAAATGGGTAGGAAATCATGGAAGAAACTGTATGTGTTTTTAAGACGGTCAGGATTGTACTTCTCAACAAAAGGAACGTCAAAG GAGCCCAGGCATTTACAGCTACTAGCAGACCTGGAAGACAGCAATGTCTTTACAGTAATAACAGGGAGAAAGTTGCACAATGCACCGACTGACTTTGAATTCTGCATAAAA CCTAACAAAGTAAGGAATGAAGTGAAAGAACTGAGGATGTTGTGTGCAGAGGATGAGACGAGCAGAACATGCTGGATGACGGCCTTCAGACTCTTTAAG TATGGAATTTTACTCTATCAAAATTACAAGATCCCCCAACAGCGAAAAACGTTGCTTTCACACTTCTCAGCGCCTGTG AGGAGTGTCTCAGAGAACTCTCTGGTAGCCATGGATTTCTCAGGGAGGATAGGACGAGTGATTGACAATCCCGTGGAGGCTCAGAGTGCTGCCATGGAGGAGGGACATGCCTGGAGAGTCAGTTCCAAGaatcat aagaGAAGTCAGCGTATGAATATCTTAGGAAGCCCCAGCCCGTTACACCCCTCATCATTAAGTGGAG TTATCCACAGGACTCAGCTGTGGTTTTATGGTCGAATTTCACGGGAAGAGTCTCACAAGATGATCCATCAGCAGGGCAGAGTGGATGG AATGTTTCTCTTGAGGGATAGCCAGAGCAATCCTAAGGCGTTTGTACTTACACTGTGTCACCAccagaaaatcaaacatttccAGATTTTACCG TGTGAAGAAGACGGTCAATTGTTTTTGAGCCTCGATGACGGTGCCACCAAATTCACGGACCTGATCCAGTTGGTGGAGTTTTACACGCTGAACAGAGGAGTTCTGCCTTGCAAACTTAAACACCCCTGCACCACTGTGGCCTTATGA